A window from Sphingobacterium hotanense encodes these proteins:
- a CDS encoding cell division protein FtsX, with product MSVIEQGSPRKKTKSVYVSTVISIALVLLMTGLLGLILVHAKNLSRYVKENIVLNVIVNDNVSEGDVLTLQKDLEKDPYVLRSEYVSKELAAKNLKEDLGEDFVEYLGHNPLLPSVDIYLKEQYANSDSIQTFIDKVGKNSRIKEVVYQESLIDMVNKNIRIISIVILAFTAILLIIAVALINNTIRLAIYSQRFLIKSMQLIGATKNFIRRPYIMYGIAHGLIGSLIAILLLVITLHFAQKQIPELVILRNWYEFAVIFIFVIALGILIAAASTYFAVTKYLRAKSASLYR from the coding sequence ATGTCAGTGATCGAACAGGGTTCACCAAGAAAAAAAACTAAATCGGTATATGTTTCCACAGTAATCAGTATTGCACTTGTGCTATTGATGACTGGTCTTTTAGGTTTAATACTCGTTCATGCCAAAAACCTCTCCCGTTACGTTAAAGAAAACATCGTATTAAATGTTATCGTGAATGATAATGTTAGTGAAGGTGATGTATTGACGCTACAAAAGGACTTAGAAAAAGACCCTTATGTACTTCGCTCGGAGTATGTGAGCAAGGAACTTGCTGCTAAGAATTTGAAAGAGGATCTAGGCGAAGACTTCGTTGAGTACTTAGGCCATAACCCGCTCCTTCCGTCGGTTGATATCTATTTAAAGGAACAATACGCGAATAGCGATAGTATCCAAACTTTTATTGATAAAGTAGGTAAAAACAGTCGTATCAAAGAGGTTGTGTATCAAGAGTCCTTGATCGACATGGTGAACAAGAATATCCGTATCATCAGTATCGTTATTCTTGCGTTTACTGCTATCCTTTTGATTATCGCCGTAGCATTGATCAACAACACCATTCGATTGGCCATATACTCTCAGCGCTTCTTGATCAAGAGTATGCAACTTATTGGTGCAACCAAGAATTTCATTCGTCGTCCGTACATCATGTATGGAATTGCGCATGGACTAATCGGTTCTTTAATCGCTATTCTTCTTTTAGTGATCACCCTGCATTTTGCGCAGAAGCAAATCCCAGAATTGGTGATCCTACGCAACTGGTATGAGTTTGCTGTTATCTTCATATTCGTTATTGCATTAGGGATTCTAATTGCCGCAGCGAGCACATATTTTGCAGTTACGAAATACTTACGTGCAAAATCAGCTAGTCTATACCGATAA
- the leuS gene encoding leucine--tRNA ligase → MEYNHQSIEQKWQKYWADHQTFKTEESTEKPKYYVLDMFPYPSGAGLHVGHPLGYIASDIFSRYKRLKGFNVLHPMGYDSFGLPAEQYAIQTGQHPAITTETNIQRYREQLDNIGFSYDWSREVRTSNPDYYRWTQWIFMQAFDAWYNKTSDKAESIASLKEHFASNGSSGIHAEADEDVLSFTAEEWNAFSEEEQQTELLKYRLAYLRESTVNWCPALGTVLANDEVINGVSERGGFPVEQKKMMQWSMRITAYADRLLRGLDTIDWPEPLVEMQRNWIGKSVGASVKFPVPQLNENIEVFTTRVDTIFGVSFVVLAPEHELVSSLTTDEQRSEIEAYIEKTSKKSELDRMADAKTVSGAFTGSYAKHPITGEDVQIWIADYVLASYGTGAVMAVPSGDQRDYLFAKHFNLPIIPISDSQDISEAADPNKDGKYINSDFIDGMTYQEAVPALIERLESLKLGKAKINFRMRDAIFGRQRYWGEPVPVYFKNNLPYLIKEEELPLLLPEVDKYLPTETGEPPLGRAEGWKYQDEYEYELSTMPGWAGSSWYWFRYMDPKNEGQFASPDAVDYWKAVDLYIGGSEHATGHLLYSRFWNKFLKDMGYHNEEEPFKKLINQGMIQGRSNFVYRLLDEEGRGTNTFVSLGLKDQYNTVPLHVDVNIVHNDVLDLEKFKEFRPDFTNAEFILENGKYICGTEVEKMSKSKYNVVNPDDIISQYGADTLRLYEMFLGPLEQAKPWNTNGIEGVYKFLRKVWRLFHDAEGNFQVSDEEPSKAEYKALHKIIKKVEEDIERFSFNTSVSAFMICVNELTDLKCNKRKILQDLIIVLESYAPHITEELWSLLGNAPGTISYAEYPKFNPEYLVESEFAYPVSINGKMKMNLPLALDLDQSAVEAILKENADVQKYIDGKPVKKIIFVKGKIINIVV, encoded by the coding sequence ATGGAGTATAATCATCAATCTATTGAGCAAAAGTGGCAAAAGTATTGGGCAGACCATCAAACCTTTAAAACAGAGGAGTCTACAGAAAAGCCTAAATATTATGTTCTTGACATGTTTCCTTATCCGTCCGGAGCAGGATTGCACGTAGGGCACCCACTTGGCTACATTGCTTCAGATATTTTCTCACGTTATAAACGTCTTAAAGGCTTCAATGTGCTGCACCCAATGGGCTATGACTCGTTCGGACTTCCAGCTGAACAATATGCAATTCAAACGGGACAACACCCGGCTATTACAACGGAGACGAATATCCAACGCTATCGTGAGCAATTAGATAATATTGGTTTCTCCTATGATTGGAGTCGCGAGGTTCGCACGTCCAATCCGGATTACTACCGTTGGACGCAATGGATCTTTATGCAAGCTTTTGATGCTTGGTATAATAAAACGAGCGACAAAGCAGAGTCTATCGCTTCGTTGAAAGAACATTTCGCATCTAACGGATCTTCAGGCATCCATGCCGAGGCTGATGAGGATGTATTATCTTTTACAGCGGAGGAATGGAATGCATTCTCTGAAGAGGAGCAACAGACGGAATTATTAAAATACCGTTTAGCTTACTTACGTGAAAGTACAGTAAACTGGTGTCCGGCATTAGGAACTGTGTTAGCGAACGATGAGGTAATTAATGGAGTTTCCGAGCGTGGTGGATTTCCTGTTGAGCAAAAGAAAATGATGCAATGGTCTATGCGCATTACTGCGTATGCAGACCGATTGTTGAGAGGCTTGGATACCATCGATTGGCCAGAGCCATTGGTGGAAATGCAACGCAACTGGATTGGTAAATCTGTTGGGGCAAGTGTTAAATTCCCAGTGCCTCAGTTAAATGAAAATATTGAAGTCTTCACGACCCGTGTGGACACGATTTTTGGTGTTAGCTTCGTGGTTTTGGCACCCGAGCACGAGTTAGTTTCTTCTTTAACTACGGATGAACAACGTTCTGAAATAGAGGCGTATATTGAGAAGACCTCGAAGAAATCGGAGCTAGATCGTATGGCAGATGCGAAAACCGTATCTGGCGCATTTACGGGGTCTTATGCGAAGCATCCAATCACCGGTGAGGATGTACAAATATGGATTGCAGACTATGTTTTGGCAAGTTATGGTACTGGAGCTGTTATGGCTGTTCCATCGGGCGATCAACGTGATTACTTATTTGCTAAGCATTTCAACCTGCCTATTATCCCTATTTCTGATTCGCAAGATATTTCAGAAGCAGCAGACCCGAACAAAGATGGAAAATACATCAATTCTGATTTTATCGACGGAATGACGTATCAGGAGGCTGTACCTGCCTTAATTGAACGCTTAGAGTCCTTAAAATTGGGTAAAGCGAAAATCAACTTCCGTATGCGCGATGCGATTTTTGGTCGTCAGCGTTATTGGGGTGAACCTGTGCCGGTATATTTCAAAAACAATCTTCCTTATTTGATCAAAGAAGAGGAGCTTCCATTATTGCTTCCTGAGGTCGACAAGTATTTGCCTACGGAAACTGGAGAACCTCCTTTAGGTCGCGCCGAGGGCTGGAAATATCAGGATGAGTACGAGTACGAGTTGAGCACGATGCCAGGATGGGCGGGTTCTTCATGGTATTGGTTCCGCTACATGGATCCTAAAAACGAGGGTCAGTTTGCATCGCCGGATGCTGTCGATTATTGGAAAGCTGTCGATTTATATATCGGTGGTTCTGAGCATGCTACGGGCCACTTGTTGTACTCACGCTTCTGGAACAAGTTCTTGAAAGATATGGGTTATCACAATGAGGAGGAGCCATTCAAGAAGTTGATCAACCAAGGTATGATTCAAGGCCGTTCAAACTTCGTTTATCGTTTATTGGATGAGGAAGGTCGCGGGACGAATACCTTTGTTTCCTTAGGTTTAAAAGATCAGTATAACACGGTTCCATTGCATGTGGATGTAAATATTGTCCACAACGATGTGCTTGATTTAGAAAAATTCAAAGAGTTTAGACCAGACTTTACTAATGCTGAGTTTATCCTAGAAAACGGGAAATACATTTGTGGCACTGAGGTAGAGAAGATGTCGAAATCAAAATACAACGTAGTCAATCCAGACGATATCATCAGTCAATATGGTGCGGATACCCTACGTCTGTATGAGATGTTCTTGGGTCCATTGGAACAGGCTAAGCCATGGAATACCAATGGAATAGAAGGTGTATATAAATTTTTACGTAAGGTATGGCGCCTATTCCATGATGCTGAAGGTAACTTCCAAGTATCGGATGAAGAGCCTAGCAAAGCGGAATATAAGGCATTACATAAGATCATCAAAAAAGTAGAAGAAGATATCGAGCGCTTTTCATTCAATACATCAGTTTCTGCGTTCATGATCTGTGTGAATGAACTAACAGATTTAAAATGCAATAAGCGTAAAATTCTTCAAGACTTGATTATTGTTTTGGAATCCTATGCACCGCATATCACCGAGGAGCTTTGGAGCTTATTAGGAAATGCGCCTGGAACAATTTCTTATGCAGAATATCCTAAATTCAACCCAGAATACCTAGTCGAGAGCGAGTTTGCATATCCTGTCTCGATCAATGGTAAGATGAAGATGAATCTTCCGCTTGCATTAGATCTTGACCAATCTGCAGTTGAGGCAATCCTTAAAGAAAATGCCGATGTGCAGAAGTACATCGACGGCAAGCCTGTTAAGAAGATTATCTTCGTGAAGGGTAAGATTATTAATATTGTGGTTTAG